GAGCTCGGCTTCTATCTCATCAGCGATGGCTCGGCCAATCCATACCGCTACCGCGTTCGCCCACCAAGTTTGATCAACCTGACTGTCCTTGAAGATATGTGCCGCGGTTACAGTGTCGCGGACACCATTGTGATCTTTGGCACCGTAGATATTGTGTTGGGGGAGGTGGACCGTTAGAACAACCCATCCATATGTGACAAGTCACACAGCCTGTGCGGGAGACATAAGCCATGCTGGGTGAAGGCATCCTGAAAGGACTGGTGGAGACCGCCCGGAACTTCTTCGGCAGCTTCATCAGCAAGGACCGGCTGACCACCATCCAGTTTCCTGAAGAGCGCCTGCCTCAGCCTGAGGCTGCGCGCAATTTTCCCTTCCTCGTCTACGACGGCGACAACTGGCAGGCAGGGATGCGCTGTGTTGCCTGCCAGATATGCGAAAAAGAATGTCCGCCTCAATGCATCTTCATCGAAAAAAGCAGCGACAAGAAACCCGATCACACAGGCAAGCCACAGTTTTACCCTGCGGTCTTCAACATCGACATCTCGGTTTGCATGAGTTGCCAGATCTGCGTTGAGGTCTGCCCGTTCGATGCCATCGAGATGGACACCGCGTTCGAGCTAAGCACGACCGATCGTTTTGGCGGACTGCTCTGGGACAAAGAACAACTGGCGAAGCCCAACAGCTACTTTCACAAGATCCATCCAGTTACAGCAACTGAAGTAGATGAACGACTGGATGCTGCCAAGGCCAAGGCTAAGGCAAAGCCCCCCGCGAATGCCGCCGTTTCAACAGCTCAACCCGATTCTTCGCCTACGACAAGCTGACAGCTATGACTGAAACGACGGACCAAATCTTCGTGCTTCTCAAACACTGGATACTGGCACATTCGCCTGTTTGGGTGCAGCCGCTTTTCTCTGCTGTGCTGTCAGCCGTCGCAATTCTTGCTGTGTTCGCTTCTCTGTTCGCCTTAACAACGATTCTTGAGCGCAAAGGGCTGGGCCGATTCCAAAACCGATACGGTCCGAATCGAGTCGGCCCCTTCGGCCTGTTGCAACCGCTCGCAGATGGGCTGAAATCATTGACCAAAGAAGATATCGTTCCGCACTCAGCGGATGCTGTCGTTCACATGCTGGCGCCAATCGCGCTTGTCGCCGCAGCGTTTCTTGGCTATGCCGTTCTGCCCTTGGGCCGTAACATGACTGCGATCAACCTGGACGCCGGCCTCCTTTATTTCTTTGCCGCCGGCTCGGCGATCGAACTCACTATCTTTATGGCCGGCTGGTCCAGCCGCAACAAGTACTCGCTGCTCGGCGCGATGCGCGCTATCGCACAGATGATCAGCTACGAAATTCCGTTGATTCTTTCTACGATCACCGTCGTCATGGCGGCGGGTACTCTATCAACCGTCGCGATCGTGGAAAGTCAGTCCGGTTATTACGGAATTCTGCCGCATTGGTTTGTCTTCACGCCATGGGGGTTCGCCGGCTTCGTGCTCTTTATGATCGCGGGCATTGCGGAATCCAATCGCTCGCCGTTCGATCTGCCCGAAGGCGAATCCGAAATTATTGCCGGCTATCTGGTCGAATACTCCGGCTTCAAGTTCGCTTTGTTTTTCCTCGGCGAATACATCGGGATGTTCGCGATCTGCGGGCTGGCCATCACGCTCTTTCTCGGGGGCTGGACCGCACCATTTTCTTTTCTCACCTGGGTCCCATCCTACTTCTGGTTCTTCGCTAAACTCGTCGTGCTGATTGCCATGCTTATCTGGATCCGCAGTACACTCCCTCGCCTTCGCATGGACCAGCTTATGAACTTTGCGTGGAAATTCATGCTGCCGATGGCACTGATCAACCTGTTTGCCGCGGCCATCTGGCATTTCACGCCTTCCGGCGTTATTCGATGGCTTGTTGCTGCAATCCTGCTTGCTGTCTCTTATTTCCTGCTTGGACGCGGCCTCATGCAGTCGAAGAAGCTGCAAAGGCGAACCTACCAGTTCGCCGATTAGGAGTGCGATGCATTGCATGTCATGGTGCAATTTGGCGCGGTCAAGAACTTTTTGTTGCTGGAGACGCGCTGATTAACGAGAATGTCAGCGATGTAACAAACGTAGAACGAAGGCCGATGAAAATGGAGACGTGCCGGGAGAGGTGAGCTTGTCATTTGCCATCGCCGCTGTGTTCACGGTTGCCGGAGCGCTCGCCGCAATGACTCTGCGCAACCTCGTCCACTGCGCTCTGGCACTTGTGCTGGCCTTTACGGGATTGGCCTGTTTATATCTCCAGCTTGGCGCTCAATTCGTTGGTTTCGCCCAGATTCTGATCTACGTCGGCGCGGTAGCAATCCTCATTGTTTTCGCAATCCTTCTTACCCGGAACCACGAGGGGATGACACGGCTGGCTGTTTCGCCTGGATGGGCCACAAGCATCCTCGTCGCCGCCGCTGTATTTGGAATCCTGGCCTGGGTGATTCGTTCAAGCGCGGTATCAGCACTTCCGCTCCGACCCCGCCCCGAAGTTACTGTCAGGCAGATCGGTGACGCGTTGATGTCGCAGTTTGTGCTTCCGCTTGAGGTGATTGGCCTGCTGCTGACCGCCGCGCTTGTAGGAGCGGTGACCATTGCCATGCGTGAACAGAGGAGGGAGAAATGACAGCACCAGTCGATTACCTTCTTCTTTCCGCAGTCATCTTCGCCATCGGCCTGGCTGGCGCCCTCGTCCGCCGCAACGCCATACTCGTTCTCATCGGGATCGAACTTATGCTCAACGCCGCGAATCTGAACTTCATCACATTCTGGCGATACAGCGCGAATCCCGAAGCGCTGACAGGCGTCATGTTTGCTCTCTTCTCAATCGGTATCGCAGCGGCCGAAGCCGCCGTTGGTTTGGCTCTGATCATCGCTGTGCATCGACATTTCAAGACGACAAATCTCGACCGGATCGATTCGATGAGGGGATGAGCAAACAGTGACCTGGATCGCACATAACCTCTGGCTCATTCCCTCGATGCCTGTCATAGCGGCTGGACTGAGCGCAATCGCCCACCGCAAACACCGCCTGTTTGCAGCATCCGTTGCGATTGGCTCCATATCTCTCTCGTTGTTGCTGTCTCTGATTGCATTTGCAGAGACTCTTCGGTTCGGTAATCAAGGGAACGCAGCGAGGCAGATCTGCGATTTCGGTTGGTTCCAAGTGGGAAGTGAGTGGCTCAAGGTGGGATGGGTCCTCGATCCACTTACAGCCGTAATGTTGGTGATGGTCACCTTCGTCGGTCTGCTGATCTTCATCTATAGCGTCGGCTATATGGCGCACGACGAGAATTTCGCGCGCTTCTTCTGTTTCCTCTCACTCTTTGCCGGGGCAATGCTGGGCCTCGTCATCGCGAACAGTCTCCTCTTGCTCTTTATCTGCTGGGAGATCGTTGGCCTCACATCATATTTGCTCATCGGCTTCTGGTATCAAAAGCCAAGCGCAGCAGCCGCGGCAAAGAAAGCATTCATCACCACGCGGATCGGCGATCTCGCGTTCCTGCTGGGAATGGTCTGGCTGTATTCCCAGGCAGGTACGTTGCTTTTCTACGACAATGGCGCTGGCTGCCTTGAACACACCGCGCTTATCAAGCTTGTCACACACACGACGATCTTCGGCATGGCCGCTTCCACGGGGATAGCACTGCTGATCTTTTGCGGAGCAATCGGAAAGTCCGGTCAGGTGCCGCTGCATGTCTGGCTGCCGGATGCGATGGAGGGCCCAACGCCAGTGAGCGCGTTGATTCACGCGGCTACTATGGTTGCTGCCGGCGTCTTCCTGGTTGCGCGTGTGTATCCACTGATGAGTGGCCATGCCGGGCTCGATTTGTCGCCCGAAGCAGCACCCGCGCTAAAAGTTGTCACCTGGGTTGGCGCCATCACTGCTGTCTTCGCTGCGAGTATTGCCGTCGCTCAGGATGACATCAAGCGCATCCTTGCCTACTCTACCGTTTCCCAGCTCGGTTACATGATGCTCGGTCTTGGCGTTGGTGGCGTTGCTGTGGGAATGTTTCATCTGATCACACACGCTTTTTTCAAGGCCCTGCTCTTCCTGGGCGCGGGATCGGTCATCCATGGCTGCCATGAGGAACAGAACATCCGTCGCATGGGC
This Acidobacteriaceae bacterium DNA region includes the following protein-coding sequences:
- a CDS encoding 4Fe-4S dicluster domain-containing protein — protein: MLGEGILKGLVETARNFFGSFISKDRLTTIQFPEERLPQPEAARNFPFLVYDGDNWQAGMRCVACQICEKECPPQCIFIEKSSDKKPDHTGKPQFYPAVFNIDISVCMSCQICVEVCPFDAIEMDTAFELSTTDRFGGLLWDKEQLAKPNSYFHKIHPVTATEVDERLDAAKAKAKAKPPANAAVSTAQPDSSPTTS
- the nuoH gene encoding NADH-quinone oxidoreductase subunit NuoH, translated to MTETTDQIFVLLKHWILAHSPVWVQPLFSAVLSAVAILAVFASLFALTTILERKGLGRFQNRYGPNRVGPFGLLQPLADGLKSLTKEDIVPHSADAVVHMLAPIALVAAAFLGYAVLPLGRNMTAINLDAGLLYFFAAGSAIELTIFMAGWSSRNKYSLLGAMRAIAQMISYEIPLILSTITVVMAAGTLSTVAIVESQSGYYGILPHWFVFTPWGFAGFVLFMIAGIAESNRSPFDLPEGESEIIAGYLVEYSGFKFALFFLGEYIGMFAICGLAITLFLGGWTAPFSFLTWVPSYFWFFAKLVVLIAMLIWIRSTLPRLRMDQLMNFAWKFMLPMALINLFAAAIWHFTPSGVIRWLVAAILLAVSYFLLGRGLMQSKKLQRRTYQFAD
- a CDS encoding NADH-quinone oxidoreductase subunit J — protein: MSLSFAIAAVFTVAGALAAMTLRNLVHCALALVLAFTGLACLYLQLGAQFVGFAQILIYVGAVAILIVFAILLTRNHEGMTRLAVSPGWATSILVAAAVFGILAWVIRSSAVSALPLRPRPEVTVRQIGDALMSQFVLPLEVIGLLLTAALVGAVTIAMREQRREK
- the nuoK gene encoding NADH-quinone oxidoreductase subunit NuoK; the protein is MTAPVDYLLLSAVIFAIGLAGALVRRNAILVLIGIELMLNAANLNFITFWRYSANPEALTGVMFALFSIGIAAAEAAVGLALIIAVHRHFKTTNLDRIDSMRG
- the nuoL gene encoding NADH-quinone oxidoreductase subunit L, producing the protein MTWIAHNLWLIPSMPVIAAGLSAIAHRKHRLFAASVAIGSISLSLLLSLIAFAETLRFGNQGNAARQICDFGWFQVGSEWLKVGWVLDPLTAVMLVMVTFVGLLIFIYSVGYMAHDENFARFFCFLSLFAGAMLGLVIANSLLLLFICWEIVGLTSYLLIGFWYQKPSAAAAAKKAFITTRIGDLAFLLGMVWLYSQAGTLLFYDNGAGCLEHTALIKLVTHTTIFGMAASTGIALLIFCGAIGKSGQVPLHVWLPDAMEGPTPVSALIHAATMVAAGVFLVARVYPLMSGHAGLDLSPEAAPALKVVTWVGAITAVFAASIAVAQDDIKRILAYSTVSQLGYMMLGLGVGGVAVGMFHLITHAFFKALLFLGAGSVIHGCHEEQNIRRMGGLRKLMPITFATYAIGMLALCGFPLLFSGFWSKDAILHAASGWSGSRTPFYLAAFGVLLTAFYMTRQVVYVFFGESPRFDRPVKTPHESPVIMTFPLVILAGFSMLLGLIGTPAWPWFSRFLDGQQVRFDLRGFAESGVLAVMLSSTALVLIGLGVGWLLYGSKPAPEPAAPDALERFTPQIFRVLRNGWFVDAFYQATFVRFTTWFSRVCDWLDRSVFNGAVQFISSLTLGASRLSRSTDVSVVNRIFDQSCQEAVLSGRLLSRLQDGRVQSYLRVIGIAFAGFVLFLIWGHHG